In Erigeron canadensis isolate Cc75 chromosome 1, C_canadensis_v1, whole genome shotgun sequence, a single window of DNA contains:
- the LOC122595315 gene encoding L-type lectin-domain containing receptor kinase VIII.2-like, with the protein MYALVYIYSLFLLCFSAVTFATTFDIQTLNTTFKFLGDAHILNSTFRLTSDLPVPNSGAGRVLYNKPITFRRPGNQIPTSFATHFSFSVLDLNLNSIGGGFAFVISPDDRSIGAAGGFLGIPAGSVAVEFDTVKDIEFNDVNGNHVGLSINSMVSLHAADLDSVNVSLKSGELIHSWVEYSGSNHHLKVFVSYAKTKPVSPVLLVTIDLYQYVNESMYVGFSGSTQGSTEVHWVDFWSFTSFFDDPNRKSVDLNTTLSPSPPIATIKYPKLNKLMKGLIGLLVGIIVLTGGGISIYLKYQYGGGENKYFNICNCCSNVNNVAV; encoded by the coding sequence atgtaTGCCCTTGTATACATATATTCTCTGTTTTTACTCTGTTTTTCCGCCGTCACCTTCGCAACTACATTTGATATCCAAACACTAAACACGACCTTCAAGTTCTTAGGAGATGCCCACATCCTTAACAGCACTTTTCGACTCACTTCTGATCTCCCCGTCCCAAACTCCGGCGCCGGAAGGGTTTTATACAATAAGCCCATCACATTCCGGCGACCCGGGAACCAAATTCCAACCAGTTTCGCCACTCACTTTTCGTTTTCTGTTCTTGATTTAAACCTCAACTCTATTGGTGGTGGTTTTGCTTTTGTCATCTCGCCGGACGATAGATCCATCGGAGCCGCCGGTGGGTTTCTCGGAATCCCGGCTGGCTCTGTCGCCGTCGAGTTTGACACGGTAAAAGATATCGAATTTAACGATGTTAACGGAAACCATGTTGGTCTTAGTATCAACTCAATGGTTTCCTTGCACGCGGCCGATTTGGATTCGGTTAACGTTAGTTTAAAAAGCGGAGAGTTAATCCACTCGTGGGTCGAATATTCCGGGTCAAATCACCATTTGAAAGTATTCGTTTCATACGCCAAAACCAAACCCGTATCACCTGTTTTATTGGTCACCATAGATTTATATCAATACGTGAATGAATCCATGTATGTTGGGTTTTCTGGGTCAACACAGGGGAGTACAGAGGTCCACTGGGTTGACTTTTGGAGTTTTACTTCCTTTTTTGATGACCCGAATAGAAAAAGTGTCGATTTAaacacaacattatcaccatcaCCACCGATTGCTACCATAAAATACCCTAAGTTAAATAAACTAATGAAAGGACTGATTGGGTTGTTGGTTGGGATAATAGTGTTGACCGGCGGAGGCATAAGCATCTACCTCAAATATCAATATGGAGGAGGTGAAAATAAGTATTTCAATATCTGTAATTGTTGTTCAAATGTGAACAATGTGGCTGTTTAG